The Micromonospora krabiensis genome window below encodes:
- the prmC gene encoding peptide chain release factor N(5)-glutamine methyltransferase: MARAARALADAGVEAARAEAEQLAAYVLAVPRGRLALADGFDPDQLAALDALVGRRVAREPLQHLTGSAAFRHLELAVGPGVFVPRPETELLAGWGIEWARRAAPPGPLVVDLCSGSGAIALAVAQELPAARVVAVERSPEALDWLRRNAADRVAAGDRPVEVVEADVTAPDLLADLVGQVDVLLCNPPYVPADTVVPPEVAGHDPAEAVFGGVDGLTVIRPVIARAAALLRPGGALGIEHDDTHGADVPALLVADGRFTDVVDHPDLTGRARFATASRRSDGRRPDSGRAWQTGSS; encoded by the coding sequence GTGGCCAGAGCCGCACGCGCACTGGCCGACGCCGGCGTGGAGGCGGCCCGCGCGGAGGCCGAGCAGTTGGCCGCGTACGTCCTGGCGGTGCCGCGGGGCCGGCTGGCCCTGGCCGACGGGTTCGACCCGGACCAGCTGGCCGCGTTGGACGCCCTGGTCGGTCGGCGGGTGGCGCGGGAGCCGTTGCAGCACCTGACCGGCAGTGCGGCGTTCCGGCACCTGGAGCTGGCGGTGGGCCCGGGCGTGTTCGTGCCGCGGCCGGAGACCGAACTGCTCGCCGGCTGGGGCATCGAGTGGGCTCGCCGAGCCGCGCCGCCGGGCCCGCTGGTCGTGGACCTGTGCAGCGGTTCGGGTGCGATCGCGCTCGCGGTGGCGCAGGAGCTGCCGGCGGCGCGGGTGGTGGCGGTGGAGCGGTCCCCGGAGGCGCTGGACTGGCTGCGCCGCAACGCGGCGGACCGGGTCGCCGCGGGGGACCGGCCGGTCGAGGTGGTCGAGGCGGACGTCACCGCCCCGGACCTGCTGGCGGACCTCGTCGGGCAGGTGGACGTGCTGCTCTGCAACCCGCCGTACGTGCCGGCCGACACGGTGGTTCCCCCGGAGGTCGCCGGGCACGATCCGGCGGAGGCGGTCTTCGGCGGCGTGGACGGGCTCACGGTGATCCGTCCGGTGATCGCGCGCGCGGCGGCGCTGCTGCGCCCCGGCGGGGCCCTCGGCATCGAGCACGACGACACGCACGGCGCGGACGTGCCCGCGCTGCTCGTGGCCGACGGCCGGTTCACCGACGTCGTCGACCACCCGGACCTGACCGGCCGGGCCCGATTCGCCACCGCGTCCCGCAGGTCGGACGGCCGTCGCCCCGACTCCGGCCGGGCGTGGCAGACTGGCTCCTCGTGA
- the prfA gene encoding peptide chain release factor 1 has protein sequence MSSERLAALLDEYADLEKQLADPAIHADQATARRIGRRYAELVPLHKAAGELAQARSDLAAARELATEDPSFAAEAESIAAALPALEERLAELLIPRDPHDAKDVIVEIKAGEGGEESALFAGDLLRMYTRYAERHGWLTEVIDAQDSDLGGVKDVSLAIKTKGVPEGGNGVWSRLKWEGGVHRVQRVPVTESQGRIHTSAAGVLVLPEAEDVDVTIDPNELRIDVFRSSGPGGQSVNTTDSAVRITHLPTGIVVSCQNEKSQLQNREQAMRILRARLLAAAQEQADAAASDARKAQVRTVDRSERIRTYNFPQNRITDHRIGYTAYNLDLALAGDLDGVLDALAEADRTARLAGDTELTRR, from the coding sequence GGATCGGTCGTCGCTACGCGGAGCTGGTCCCGCTGCACAAGGCGGCCGGTGAGCTGGCCCAGGCGCGGTCCGACCTGGCCGCCGCCCGGGAGCTGGCCACCGAGGACCCGTCCTTCGCGGCCGAGGCCGAGTCGATCGCCGCCGCGCTGCCGGCGCTGGAGGAGCGGCTCGCGGAGCTGCTCATCCCGCGCGACCCGCACGACGCCAAGGACGTGATCGTCGAGATCAAGGCCGGTGAGGGCGGCGAGGAGTCCGCGCTGTTCGCCGGTGACCTGCTGCGCATGTACACCCGGTACGCCGAGCGGCACGGCTGGCTCACCGAGGTGATCGACGCCCAGGACTCCGACCTCGGCGGCGTCAAGGACGTCTCGCTGGCCATCAAGACCAAGGGCGTCCCGGAGGGCGGCAACGGCGTCTGGTCCCGGCTCAAGTGGGAGGGCGGCGTGCACCGGGTGCAGCGCGTCCCGGTGACCGAGTCGCAGGGCCGGATCCACACCAGCGCGGCGGGTGTCCTGGTGCTGCCGGAGGCCGAGGACGTCGACGTCACCATCGACCCCAACGAGCTGCGGATCGACGTGTTCCGCTCGTCCGGCCCGGGCGGCCAGTCGGTGAACACCACCGACTCGGCGGTGCGGATCACCCACCTGCCGACCGGCATCGTGGTCTCCTGCCAGAACGAGAAGTCGCAGCTGCAGAACCGGGAGCAGGCGATGCGGATCCTGCGGGCCCGGCTGCTGGCCGCGGCGCAGGAGCAGGCCGACGCGGCGGCCTCGGACGCGCGCAAGGCGCAGGTGCGGACGGTGGACCGCTCGGAGCGGATCCGCACCTACAACTTCCCGCAGAACCGGATCACCGACCACCGGATCGGCTACACCGCGTACAACCTGGACCTGGCCCTCGCCGGTGACCTGGACGGCGTGCTCGACGCCCTGGCCGAGGCCGACCGCACCGCCCGCCTCGCCGGCGACACGGAGCTGACCCGCCGCTGA
- a CDS encoding arsenate reductase/protein-tyrosine-phosphatase family protein encodes MPPFTVLHVCMGNICRSPMAERLLALAVRDRLVRRGVDPAGVDELLHSHSAGTGGWHAGEEMNPPAARQVVTRGGDVEGFAARKLRSDHIDAADLILTATADQHEYVLALRPDAAGRTFVLGEFGRLLGTVDAAGLPPAEATPEAVYARGVALVAAAHGSRRGAGALSTDDLDDPWGRGDQCFSRVADEIEETVQPLAAVLLP; translated from the coding sequence GTGCCGCCGTTCACCGTCCTGCACGTCTGCATGGGGAACATCTGCCGGTCGCCGATGGCCGAGCGGCTGTTGGCGCTGGCCGTGCGGGACCGGCTGGTGCGGCGTGGCGTGGACCCGGCCGGCGTCGACGAGCTGCTGCACAGCCACAGCGCGGGCACCGGCGGCTGGCACGCGGGCGAGGAGATGAACCCCCCGGCGGCGCGGCAGGTGGTCACCCGGGGCGGTGACGTCGAGGGGTTCGCCGCCCGCAAGCTCCGCTCCGACCACATCGACGCCGCCGACCTGATCCTCACCGCCACGGCCGACCAGCACGAGTACGTGCTGGCGCTGCGCCCCGACGCGGCCGGGCGCACCTTCGTCCTGGGTGAGTTCGGCCGGCTGCTGGGCACGGTGGACGCGGCCGGGCTGCCGCCCGCCGAGGCGACGCCGGAGGCCGTGTACGCGCGGGGCGTGGCGCTCGTGGCGGCCGCGCACGGGTCCCGGCGGGGCGCGGGGGCGCTCTCCACCGACGACCTGGACGATCCGTGGGGTCGCGGCGACCAGTGCTTCAGCCGGGTGGCGGACGAGATCGAGGAGACCGTTCAGCCGCTCGCGGCTGTCCTCCTGCCCTGA
- a CDS encoding GGDEF domain-containing protein, with translation MGWLDRVEDQVDALTQARALQEASRSAEGYAVLERVLRTTTDPRTRADALVQRLSALINLGRTAEFTRAIEEASAAVRDLAEPYLHGHLNALAALAAHHQGALDRCVTHLVRAARALGAVEEPDRDTAWGWHDLAMAYSYLSFHGYALGAIERARQLGLAAGIPEETFAAPGIRLRNAVALDHNGDSDGCLRVLRDVAADLGRFLRSGRAGQLRPSSLAAYGYAAARRAALGDEIEPGSDTDPARLLAHGGDSARARDMRDLGQVCLAIAAGRPIEAVTRLDSVHVSNETLGAAEPARLRSIALARAGDHAAAHRVDRLAFRLAAQRNDRLRDVYIDGIAARIDHEEMRREAARYEGEALTDPLTGLPNRRRLERYIAAVVSRGERVVIGVCDLDGFKAVNTRHGHHSGDLVLQRIAGVINRVMRRGDFVARYGGDEFVVVLPDAGMAEAAEVARRIGAAVAGEDWEALVPGTPVGVSIGFAEVAGTGSALRDALSTAFEVADREMLRAKSRPRAS, from the coding sequence GTGGGTTGGCTCGACCGGGTCGAAGACCAGGTTGACGCGCTGACGCAGGCACGGGCGTTGCAGGAGGCCAGCCGGAGCGCCGAGGGCTACGCGGTGCTGGAGCGCGTGCTCCGCACCACCACCGATCCGCGCACCCGCGCCGACGCCCTCGTGCAGCGCCTCTCCGCTCTGATCAATCTCGGGCGCACCGCCGAGTTCACCAGGGCGATCGAGGAGGCGTCGGCGGCCGTCCGCGACCTCGCCGAGCCCTACCTGCACGGCCACCTCAACGCGCTCGCCGCGCTCGCCGCCCACCACCAGGGCGCGCTGGACCGCTGCGTCACCCACCTCGTCCGGGCCGCCCGGGCGCTCGGCGCGGTGGAGGAGCCGGACCGGGACACCGCGTGGGGCTGGCACGACCTCGCCATGGCCTACTCCTACCTCAGTTTCCACGGCTACGCCCTCGGCGCGATCGAACGCGCCCGCCAGCTCGGCCTGGCCGCCGGCATCCCCGAGGAGACCTTCGCGGCGCCCGGCATCCGGCTGCGCAACGCCGTCGCGCTCGACCACAACGGGGACAGCGACGGCTGCCTGCGGGTGCTCCGCGACGTGGCCGCCGACCTGGGCCGGTTCCTGCGCAGCGGGCGGGCCGGCCAGCTGCGCCCGAGCAGCCTCGCCGCGTACGGCTACGCGGCCGCCCGGCGCGCCGCCCTGGGCGACGAGATCGAGCCCGGCAGCGACACCGACCCGGCCCGGCTGCTCGCCCACGGCGGTGACAGCGCCCGCGCTCGGGACATGCGCGACCTCGGGCAGGTGTGCCTCGCCATCGCCGCCGGCCGGCCGATCGAGGCGGTGACCCGGCTGGACTCCGTCCACGTCTCCAACGAGACGCTGGGTGCGGCCGAGCCGGCCCGGCTGCGCAGCATCGCGCTCGCCCGCGCCGGTGACCACGCCGCCGCGCACCGGGTGGACCGGCTGGCGTTCCGGCTCGCGGCGCAGCGCAACGACCGCCTCCGGGACGTCTACATCGACGGCATCGCCGCGCGGATCGACCACGAGGAGATGCGCCGGGAGGCGGCGCGCTACGAGGGTGAGGCGTTGACCGACCCGCTGACCGGGCTGCCCAACCGGCGCCGGCTGGAGCGCTACATCGCCGCCGTGGTGTCGCGGGGCGAACGCGTGGTGATCGGCGTCTGCGACCTGGACGGCTTCAAGGCGGTGAACACCCGGCACGGCCACCACTCCGGCGACCTGGTGCTCCAGCGGATCGCCGGGGTGATCAACCGGGTGATGCGCCGGGGCGACTTCGTGGCCCGCTACGGCGGGGACGAGTTCGTCGTGGTGCTGCCCGACGCCGGCATGGCCGAGGCGGCCGAGGTCGCCCGGCGGATCGGCGCGGCGGTGGCCGGTGAGGACTGGGAGGCGCTGGTGCCGGGCACCCCGGTCGGGGTGAGCATCGGCTTCGCCGAGGTCGCCGGCACCGGGTCGGCGCTCCGCGACGCGCTCAGCACCGCCTTCGAGGTCGCCGACCGCGAGATGCTCCGCGCCAAGTCCCGCCCCCGCGCGTCCTGA
- a CDS encoding L-threonylcarbamoyladenylate synthase — protein MADWLLVMLYDCRSPADRDRGIAAAIEAVKNGELVVLPTDTVYGIGADAFTPYAVKALLDAKGRGRQMPPPVLIGSRNTLDGLVFSLPRAARDLVEAFWPGALTIVVEHSPSLQWDLGDKTGTVAVRMPLHPVALEVLRETGPMAVSSANKTGQPAAVTAEEARDQLGYSVRAYLEAGPCPDPVPSTIVDLTGEVPQVLRQGAIPLEKLRDVVPDIVEGA, from the coding sequence GTGGCAGACTGGCTCCTCGTGATGCTCTACGACTGCCGGTCGCCCGCCGATCGGGACCGCGGCATCGCCGCGGCGATCGAGGCGGTCAAGAACGGCGAACTGGTCGTCCTGCCGACGGACACGGTTTACGGCATCGGCGCCGACGCCTTCACCCCGTACGCGGTGAAGGCCCTGTTGGACGCCAAGGGCCGGGGCCGGCAGATGCCGCCGCCGGTGCTGATCGGGTCGCGGAACACCCTCGACGGCCTGGTCTTCTCGCTGCCCCGGGCCGCCCGCGACCTGGTCGAGGCCTTCTGGCCCGGCGCGCTGACGATCGTGGTCGAGCACTCGCCGAGCCTGCAGTGGGACCTGGGCGACAAGACCGGGACGGTGGCGGTGCGGATGCCGCTGCACCCGGTGGCGCTGGAGGTGCTGCGGGAGACCGGGCCGATGGCGGTCTCCTCGGCCAACAAGACGGGCCAGCCGGCCGCGGTCACCGCCGAGGAGGCGCGCGACCAGCTCGGCTACTCCGTCCGCGCCTATCTGGAGGCGGGCCCCTGCCCGGACCCGGTGCCGAGCACGATCGTCGACCTCACCGGCGAGGTGCCGCAGGTGCTGCGCCAGGGCGCGATTCCGTTGGAGAAGCTCCGCGACGTGGTGCCGGACATCGTCGAGGGGGCCTAG